From Melospiza georgiana isolate bMelGeo1 chromosome 33, bMelGeo1.pri, whole genome shotgun sequence, the proteins below share one genomic window:
- the LOC131095258 gene encoding claw keratin-like has protein sequence MSCSSLCVPSCGVATPAPLADTCNEPCVRQCPDSTVVIQPPASVVTFPGPILSSFPQQSAVGSAGAPYVGAGSGGAFGSRGGYGGYGGYGALGGYGGYGGFGGYGSRGLYGGWGYGGRGGYGGWGCGGYGGWGYGGLGNCGYGGWSSGHRYLNGNCGPC, from the coding sequence atgtcctgctccagcctgtgcGTCCCCAGCTGTGGGGTGGCCACCCCGGCCCCTCTGGCTGACACCTGCAACGAGCCCTGCGTGCGGCAGTGCCCCGACTCCACGGTGGTCATCCAGCCCCCAGCCTCAGTGGTCACCTTCCCCgggcccatcctcagctccttcccgCAGCAGAGCGCCGTGGGCTCGGCCGGAGCTCCCTACGTGGGAGCCGGCTCCGGGGGCGCCTTTGGGAGCCGTGGGGGCTACGGGGGCTATGGGGGCTACGGGGCCCTTGGCGGGTATGGAGGTtatggaggttttgggggttaTGGAAGCCGTGGTCTCTATGGGGGTTGGGGCTATGGAGGCCGTGGAGGCTACGGCGGTTGGGGATGCGGAGGCTACGGAGGCTGGGGCTATGGAGGCCTTGGCAACTGCGGCTACGGTGGCTGGAGCAGCGGCCACCGCTACCTCAATGGCAACTGCGGGCCCTGCTaa
- the LOC131095272 gene encoding feather keratin 4-like, translating to MASTQLACATPCEPKCPQPLASSTNEPCVVTCGDSRVIIYPPPVVVTFPGPILTTYPQQTVVGASEPSEVALGEPQAAVAAEVTAGDKVAAPVVARAEPRCAPKYSYSYSSQWTHPCNSYRSGKRWTC from the coding sequence ATGGCTTCCACCCAGCTGGCCTGTGCCACACCCTGCGAGCCCAAGTGTCCCCAGCCTCTGGCCAGCAGCACCAACGAGCCCTGCGTGGTGACCTGCGGCGACTCTCGGGTCATCATCTACCCGCCGCCCGTGGTTGTCACCTTCCCGGGGCCCATCCTCACCACGTACCCCCAGCAAACCGTCGTGGGAGCCTCGGAACCCTCGGAGGTGGCCCTGGGCGAGCCCCAGGCCGCGGTGGCAGCCGAGGTGACAGCGGGTGACAAAGTGGCAGCGCCGGTGGTGGCCCGCGCGGAGCCGCGCTGCGCCCCCAAGTATTCCTACAGCTACTCCTCGCAATGGACTCATCCCTGCAATTCCTACCGCTCCGGGAAGCGCTGGACGTGCTGA
- the LOC131095300 gene encoding feather keratin 1, which yields MSCYDLCRPCGPTPLANSCNEPCVRQCQDSRVVIQPSPVVVTLPGPILSSFPQNTAVGSSTSAAVGSILSEEGVPINSGGFGLSGLSGLGGRYCGRRCLPC from the coding sequence atgTCCTGCTACGACCTGTGCCGGCCCTGCGGCCCTACCCCGCTGGCCAACAGCTGCAACGAGCCCTGTGTGAGGCAGTGCCAGGACTCCCGCGTGGTGATCCAGCCCTCGCCCGTGGTGGTGACCCTGCCCgggcccatcctcagctccttcccccagaaCACCGCTGTGGGATCCTCCACCTCCGCCGCCGTGGGCAGCATCCTGAGTGAGGAGGGAGTGCCCATCAACTCGGGGGGCTTTGGGCTCTCGGGGCTCTCTGGCCTCGGTGGCCGCTACTGCGGCCGCAGGTGCCTGCCCTGCTAG
- the LOC131095072 gene encoding claw keratin-like: MSCCVPTCGVATPTPLADTSNQACVRQCPDSTVVIQPPASVVTFPGPILSSFPQQSSVGSAGAPFIGGGFGGSSGRRGGSGGSGGFGGLGGYGGFGGFGGFGGFEGYGGFGSFGGSCGCSRGCGPC; encoded by the exons AtgtcctgctgtgtccccacctGCGGCGTGGCCACCCCGACCCCTCTGGCTGACACCAGCAACCAGGCCTGCGTGCGCCAGTGCCCCGACTCCACGGTGGTCATCCAGCCCCCGGCCTCGGTGGTCACCTTCCCTgggcccatcctcagctccttcccgcagcagagctctgtgggcTCAGCCGGAGCTCCCTTCATTGGAGGCGGCTTCGGCGGCTCCTCCGGACGCCGTGGGGGCTCCGGAGGCTCCGGTGGCTTTGGGGGACTTGGAGGTTATGGAGGatttggaggttttg GTGGCTTTGGGGGATTCGAAGGTTATGGAGGATTCGGGAGTTTTGGGGGCAGCTGCGGCTGCTCCAGAGGCTGCGGGCCCTGCTAA
- the LOC131095301 gene encoding feather beta keratin-like gives MSCYDLCRPCGPTPLANSCNEPCVRQCQDSRVIIEPSPVVVTLPGPILSSFPQNTAVGSSTSAAVGSILSESGVPINSGGFGLSGLSGLGGRYCGRRCLPC, from the coding sequence atgTCCTGCTACGACCTGTGCCGGCCCTGTGGCCCCACCCCGCTGGCCAACAGCTGCAACGAGCCCTGTGTGAGGCAGTGCCAGGACTCGCGGGTCATCATCGAGCCGTCCCCTGTGGTGGTGACCCTGCCCgggcccatcctcagctccttcccccagaaCACCGCCGTGGGATCCTCCACCTCCGCCGCCGTGGGCAGCATCCTCAGCGAGTCCGGGGTCCCCATCAACTCGGGGGGCTTTGGGCTCTCGGGGCTCTCCGGCCTTGGTGGTCGCTACTGCGGCCGCAGGTGCCTGCCCTGCTAG
- the LOC131095302 gene encoding feather beta keratin-like yields the protein MSCYDLCRPCGPTPLANSCNEPCVRQCQDSRVIIEPSPVVVTLPGPILSSFPQNTAVGSSTSAAVGSILSESGVPINSGGFGLSGLSGLGGRYCGRRCLPC from the coding sequence atgTCCTGCTACGACCTGTGCCGGCCCTGTGGCCCCACCCCGCTGGCCAACAGCTGCAACGAGCCCTGTGTGAGGCAGTGCCAGGACTCGCGGGTCATCATCGAGCCGTCCCCTGTGGTGGTGACCCTGCCCgggcccatcctcagctccttcccccagaaCACCGCCGTGGGATCCTCCACCTCCGCCGCCGTGGGCAGCATCCTCAGCGAGTCCGGGGTCCCCATCAACTCGGGGGGCTTTGGGCTCTCGGGGCTCTCTGGCCTTGGTGGCCGCTACTGCGGCCGCAGGTGCCTGCCCTGCTAG
- the LOC131095271 gene encoding claw keratin-like has translation MSCSSLCVPSCGVATPSPLADTCNEPCVRQCPDSTVVIQPPASVVTFPGPILSSFPQQSAVGSAGAPYVGAGSGGAFGSRGGSGGYGGFGGFGGYGGFGGYGSYGGYGSYGGYGSCGRGSRSFGGSCGPC, from the coding sequence atgtcctgctccagcctgtgcGTCCCCAGCTGCGGGGTGGCCACCCCATCCCCTCTGGCTGACACCTGCAACGAGCCCTGCGTGCGTCAGTGCCCCGACTCCACGGTGGTCATCCAGCCCCCGGCCTCAGTGGTCACCTTCCCCgggcccatcctcagctccttcccacagcagagcGCCGTGGGCTCGGCCGGAGCTCCCTACGTGGGAGCCGGCTCTGGAGGCGCCTTTGGGAGCCGTGGAGGCTCTGGGGGCTatgggggctttgggggctttgggggctatggaggttttgggggttaTGGCAGCTATGGGGGCTATGGCAGCTATGGGGGTTATGGCAGCTGTGGCCGTGGTTCCCGCTCCTTCGGGGGCTCCTGCGGGCCCTGCTAA